The nucleotide sequence AAGATCGAACCTGCATGGAACAAAGCGAAGAGCTACAGGAAGCGGGATTTAAAATCATAGATGCGTTAACCCCGAATTGTGAAGCGATTTCTCTTCCACCGCCGATGCGTGCCAAACTACGATCCCGTAATGTGAGCGTCACCATCTACAAAGATAACAAAGGATTAATTTACGCACTGTCACGTGAACACTGTACGATGTATTACCGCGATACGGCCGAGGGGGCAACGTACTATTTCGTCTGGTTCTTGTTTTTTGCCCTCATGGGCGGTTTAGTGAGTATGTATCTGGTACTTTGGAAAAATCTCAAACCGCTCAAACATTTGTATGAGCAGATACAGCGATACGGTGAAGGAGAAGAGATCCTCAATACGCCGAGCAACGGCAAAGATGAAATCGCCCTCATCTCCAACGCCCTGCACAGTGCACTGGAAAAACAAAACAAATTCAAAAAGTCGCGTGAACTTTTTTTACGCAACATCATGCACGAGCTCAAGACTCCAATTATGAAAGGAAAGCTCATCGTAGAGCTCGAAGAACCCAGCCCAAATCGCACCTTGCTCGGCAAGCTCTTCAGCCGCTTGGAACATCTGATCCAACAAATGGCCCATATCGAAAAAATGCACGCCTTTGCTCTGGTCAAAACGCCTATTTCTCTGGACAGCATGATTTACAACGCCATGGACAATCTGATGATTGAAGAAGATATGATTCAGATACACGGCTGCGATCACATTGTTACCGTGGATCCTGCACTCTTCACCAGCGCCTTGCAAAATCTCATTGATAATGCCGTACGGCATGCTACGTCCTACCCGATTGATATCGAATGTGACGGCACAAAAATCTGTATCCGTAATAGCGGTGACCCGCTGAAACGTCCGGTTGAAGAGGCGTTGCAGGCGTTTGTAACGGAGCGTGGAGAAGGCGGATTAGGATTGGGACTCTATATCGCCCAGTCAGTTGCAGATTTACACAACTTTACGTTGAACTACCGCTATGAAGAGGGTGTCCATATATTTTGTATTATCTTTTGATAATACGTCTTTTCATCCAGATCCAGATGATAGCCGATACTGCGGCCATACCTAAACTCAGTGCCATCCCGAGCGTCATCCACTGACCTACGATATAGCCGATCTGCGCATCCGGCGCACGGTAAAATTCCACCAAAGCACGACCGATTCCGTATAAAAATCCGTACAGCAGGATCAGTTCACCTTCAAACGCTTTGCGCTTGCGGTAGGCATAGATAAGAATGAAAACGACAATCCCTTCGACGAATGCCTCATAAAGCTGTGACGGATGACGGAGGGTATCATAAACGTAAATCCCCCACGGTACATCGGTAACGCGTCCGACAAGCTCTTGATTGAGAAAATTTCCGATCCGTCCGAAAACATATCCCAGCGGCACCGATACGGCAACCAAATCCATCAGCCGCCCGAAAGGGATACCGTGTCGGCGGTGATACAGATACGATCCGATCAGAAAACCGAGGATCGCCCCGTGAAAACTCATCCCGCGGATTCCGACGAACTGCCCGTCGACAAACGGGTTAAATATCTGCCACGGATGACTCAGATAATACGAGGTGTGGATATCGTAAAAAAGGATATACCCCAACCGGGCCCCGAGGATGACACCGATTTCGGCATAAATAAAATAATCGTCCAGCTGTTCTTTGGTGATCGCGATGTTATCTTTTTTCACAATCCATTTGGCAATCATCAGTGCCGAGATGAGTGCCAGAACATACATCAACCCGTACCAATGGACGGGAATCGAAAAAATGTTAAAGGCTACCGGATTGAAATGCTCGTAGATATGGTTCCAAAATTCCATTATGTTCCTTTAGAACGTCACGACTTTCCAGTCATTTTTCAGAGCTTCAGTCAAAAATTCTCCCGTGTGAATCGGTTCCACACCCAAAGAGCGAAGCTGCTCGGTCACACCGTAATCGTCGCTGCATACAACACATACGGAAGATGTGACGCCACTATCTACGACCTTGGTAAACATTTCCTGAACTTCAGTATTTTCTGCCAAAAGTTTTGCGGAAGGTCCCCAAATCATAAGATGTGCTTCATCCCAATATCCGCGCGGCAAGACGACACTTCCATAAAGCAATACAAGTTTTTTGGCTACTTCGACCTCACCGCTGCTCCATACGATGAGGAGTTTATCCATTCCCATGCCCTTTTTGATGCTGACCCATGATTTGAGTCTGTACTTCCATGCACTCGTTCAAACGATACGCTTTGCCGAATCCCATGACGACACTGCCGCACTGCGGAGAAAGTTTAAACAGATGAAAATCTCCCATATTCGAGAGGGATGCAACCAAGTCCGGATCGAAATGGGCGCAAAAGCGATCTATCACCTGAGAATATGCCTCATCGTCTCGGTCCAATTCGCTTACGGATGCTTCAATCGTTACCCGTTTACGGGCAAAAGGCTGTACACACTGAGACTCGTCTTCCGCAAAAAGCAAAGAGACCTTTTTCGCCGCCAAAAGGTTCCGTCCGTGTTGAGCTACCGTACTGATAAGGATATAGAAATTATTGTCCATCCGTATATACGGAGCCGTGCTCGCATGCGCTTCGCCCTCGGGAGTAAGAGAAGCCATGACCAGTGTTTGGAATGTCTCTAAAAACGATTCAACTTCGATCGATGTCATTTATCGGCCTTTAGTGCTTCCGCGATCAATTCGATCGGATTTTTAAAGACGACATCGACATTCGCCTCATTCATAGAGTTGTTGATCTGCATTCGGCACGCACTGCACTCAGCCGTAACCACCTGTGCCCCCGTTTTAGCGATCATGGCGGCTTTCGGTCTCCCTACAGCCTGGGCAAAATGGAAATTTTCCGTCTGCATCGTCACACCGCCGAATCCGCAGCAGGCATTCGGATCGCTCATCTCGGTAATCGTGTAATTTTGGGAAACCAAACGGCGAGGCTCTTGATACACCCCCTGCATTTTACGCGCATGACACGGATCGTGATAGGTCACAACCGCGTCACTATGCCCCTTGCTTGCCAGGATCGCCTTGAGATCGGTTTTTTGTTCCAGCCACTCGGTCGCCATAAAGATCTTGCTTTTGAGTTTTTTGGCACGCTCGAGCCATTCAGGCTGATCGTGAAAGAAATGTTCGTAATCGATTTTGATCATCGCGCTGCAAGTCGCTTCCGGGATAATAATCGCTTCGACTTCATCGATGAAACTCTCAAAATATTCAATGTTCTTTTTGGCGTTATGATCGACGGTCGCAAAGTCCCCGGTAAAATAAGCTGGCGCTCCGCAGCAAAGCTGTTTTTTCGGGATAAAAGCATCCACTTCCAAAACGTTCAAAATCTCCAGTAACCCTTTACCGATCTCGGTGTAATTGTAGTTCGCCAGACACCCGATAAAAATGGCAACACGGCGTTTCCCGCCGTTGGGAATATTTTCAGGATAACTGTTCAAAAATGACGTCTTGCCCATCGACGGCAAAAGACGCTCTTTTTTGATGATCGGCAGATTAAACCGCGGCTGCATCGAGTTCAGTTCCGCTTTGATTTTAAACCCGCAGGTTTGAAAGACATACCCGAATTTAAAGAGGATATCCATTAATGTACGATGACGCAGAAGAAAGAAAAATGCCCGTTTAAACCAAGCGATCCCGTATTTATCGGCAAGATCGGCACGAACCTGTTCGATCACCATATCGGTCGGAAGCGCCTTCGGACACACATCGGTACAATTGGTACACAAGAAACAGGTCTCAAAAATCGCTTTGGCGTTTTTGTCCAATTCCAACTGCCCGCGCTGATACGCACCGAGCAGGTCGATAAATCCGCGTGGAGAGGTAACTTCGTCCGCATTGACGTTATGGATGGTACATACCGGAATACATTTCCCGCATTTGATACAGGCATCCGAAGTTTCGGTAAAATTAAAAAGTTCGCGAGGTTCCATTCAGTTACACCGTTTTACTAAACGCTTTGTCAGAAGCCGCATGACGTTTCATATAGGCATCAAACGGCATTGCGATATTACGGATCAGGAGTGTACCGGTAGCCGAACACTCTATCGCCCTGTCACTCATCGTAAGTAATCCATCCGCTTCAAACGGTTTAAGCGCTTCCAAAGCATCGGCAAAATACTCTGCAAACTTCACTCCGTACAACCGCTCGAAACGGGCGATATCGAGTTTGAAATTGCTCATCAATTCCATAATGACGAACTGACGGATACGATCATCTTCATTGAGGGCTACACCACGCTCATACGGCAATTTACCCGCATCAATGGCCGCTTCATACGCATCCATCTCTTTAAAGTTTTGCGCATAATAATCGGAACCTTCACCGATCGATGTGAGCCCGATCCCGATCAGATCGGCGCCCCCTTTCGTCGTGTAACCTTGGAAGTTGCGGTGCAGTTCCCCTTTTTCAATCGCTTTGAAAAGTTCATCTTCAGGTTTTGCGAAATGGTCCATTCCGATCATGCGATATCCGAGCTCGGACATATGATCGATGGTATAGCGCATGATGGCCAGTTTCTCCGCCGGATGCGGCAACGTCGTTTCATCAATTTTACGCATCGTTTTTTTGAGCCACGGAACATGCGCATAGTTAAAGACGGCAAAACGGTCCGGATCAAGCGAAATCGCTAAATCGAGAGTCTTTTTAAACGTCTCCAAACTCTGATACGGCAAGCCGTAGATCAAATCGACATTGACACTCACCATGTTGTATTTGCGCGCCAACTCCATCGCAGCTTTGGTGATGTCATACGGCTGAACACGGTGAACGGCGACTTGTACCTTCTCATCAAAATCCTGAATCCCGAAACTCACGCGGTTAAATCCGGCGTCACTCATCACTTTCATCTGCTCTTCATTGATATGGCGAGGATCGATCTCACAGCTAATCTCAGCATCAGCGGTAAAGTTTTTAAAATGGCTCTTGATCGCACTGATGATTCGGTTCAGCTGATCCGCATCGAAGAATGTCGGCGTCCCGCCGCCGAAGTGGAGCTGAATGACAGGACGGTTCACATCAATATGGGTACTTAAAATTTGAAGTTCGCGAAGCAGATAATCGATATAACGCTCTTTTTTATCCTCTTTAGAGGTAAAAACAACATTACATCCGCAGAAATAGCAGGCATTCTTACAAAACGGTAAATGAAAATAGAGCGATAGAGGTCGCGAAGGATCTTGAGAATGGAGTTTTTCGAGATAGCTGTCGTAATCAAACGTATCACTAAACTCTAATGCGGTAGGGTAACTCGTATAGCGAGGCCCCGGTTTGGAATATTTGGTAAATTTATCAAAGTCAAGCATTGTTATCCTATCGTTCCCTGTTAATGACGCGATTATGCCCCTTTTGGGTTGAATAACGGATAAAAAAGAAATATTATTCTACAATAGCGACCGCTTATCACAATATTTGCGCGCATTATCGTGCAATTTCATCGACAATGTGATAAAATAATTACTAATAAAACTATAATAAAAGAGGATACATGAGTATAATCAAAGTGCTAGTCGTTGAAGACGATGAAGTCACGGCAATGAATTTGAAAATGTCCCTTGAAAAACAAGGGTACGATGTTATATCGATTGCCGATAATGCCGTGACAGCACGTAATAAAATAAAAATTTATAATCCTGATATTGCCCTCATCGACATCGGTTTGCAAAAGACGATGGACGGAATCGAACTCGCACAATTTATCCGTGATAAACATCCGCTCCCATTCATCTACCTGACAGCCCATTCAGATAACGACATGCTTGCGAAAGCGAAAAAAACCGAACCCTACGGATACATTGTCAAACCGTTCGATCCTATCAATCTGCATACCACGATTCAAATGGCTCTTTACCGATTTAAAGAAGAGCGAAAACGCAATTCCAATATCGACGAACTCAAATCCGACCGCGAAGAGCTCGAAAAGTTAGTCTACGCTAAAAAGCTTTCCGATAAACCGATTGTCGAATTTGGCGATGGGTATCGCCACGATACAGGATTGGGCGAAACCTATTACCAAAACCAAAAAATCAAGCTTACTAAAAAAGAGAACGCGTTTATCCGTCTCTTGGTAGCACAACTCGGGAGTGTCGTCGATTTCGAACAGGCGATCAATTATGTTTGGGAGACCAAAGGGGCTACCGACAACAGCGTCCGAACACTTGTTTGGAGACTACGGAGCAAACTCCCGACCGACGTCATTAAAAACGCTTCGGGAGTCGGTTATTATTTGGAAGAATAGCTTCTAGATAAACTTCTTGATAAATCCGGATCGAAGCACATCGTAGGCTTCGATAAAATCAAACTCTTCATCTTCTCCCACTGCCGATTCTTCAATGACATATGCCAGTCTGGAAAGTTCCTCGAAACGGAAATTAGCGCTTGAGCCTTTGATCGCATGGGCGATAAAAGCGATATCTTCATACGATTTATTTTCTATCGCATTCAAAAGTTCATGAAGAGAATGTTCCATTTTATGATGATAGATTTTCAACAAATGTTCGATTTGATCTTCTTCGAGCATTAATGCGCTTTTGAGATGTTCCATATCGATAGCTCTGCTGCCCGACTCTTTCGTCGTTACATTCTCGCGCAAAGGGAGAACCGTAGGTTCCAAATAGCGTTCAAAAATCTGTTCTATCTCGCGCAAGACGATCGGTTTACCTAAAAACGCGTCATATCCGTTTTGAATAGAACGTTCTCGCGCTCCTTTGATGACATTGGCGGTTAACGCGACAATAGGGGTATGTTCATGCCCCGTCTCTTTTTCAAAAGCCAAAATAGCCGCCGTTGCTTCATTGCCGTCCATTTCCGGCATCTGCTCGTCCATAAAAATGAGATCAAAACGATCCGAACGGTATTCCCTCACTGCTTCAAGCCCGTTCGAAGCAATGACATACTCCAAACCGTAGCGCTCTAAAATAATTTTAATAAGTTCCTGATTGGCAAGATTGTCTTCGGCAACCAACACCTTGCCGATGAACCCGAGTCTTCCGTTTTCTCCTATTTCAATCGGATGACGGGAATGGGTGATCCCCAAAACCTCACTTAAAGCACTCTGGAGCTTGGTACAATAGATCGGAAAGGTAAGCGGTACAATCGTAGGGGTCGTATCATAACGGTCATCCAAAAAGTCCAGAATAGCGACAGACGGGATATGATGACGCAGAATGGTTTCCCGTTTATCATCGTCCATAGAACTCTCTAAAAAGATCAGAAGGTCACACGCATCCTTAACCGTTGTGACCAACTGTATATCCAACCCGAAATGTTCCCAATACCGTTGGAGCGACTCAAGTTTATAACTCTCGGAAGGATCATACTCGAGCAGACCGAATCGGATACCGTCAAAGATTGAAGCATCAAATTTAGGAATTTCACACTCATAATTGGCAACGACCGGTATTTTTAGCGTAAACAGACTCCCTTCGCCTAAGAGGGTCTCCAGTTCAATGCTTCCACCCATATGTTCTGCAAGCTGGTTACAAATGGACAACCCTAAACCGGTCCCCTCATTGATTTTCATCATCCCCTCTTGTGCTTGGGAAAAGGCGTCAAAAATGCGTTCTTGATCCCCAGGTGCAATACCGATTCCGTTATCTTTCACGGATAGAGACAGTATCCCCTCCGTGCATCGTGCTTCCACATGGATCGCTCCGCCCGGATGACTGAACTTAATGGCGTTACTCAAAAAATTCCCGACGATCTGTTTAATTCGAAGCGCGTCCGCGATAATTTCATACGGGATGGAAGGATCGATAAAACTGGTCAGCGTAATGCTTTTAGAATTGGCACTCGGGACAAAAAGCTCCATGGTATGGGAAATCTCGTCATGGATATTAAATGGTTGCGGATCAACCGTAAATTCCCCGCTGCGGAGTTTTGAGAAATCGAGGATATCATTGATAATATGGAGAAGATTTTCACCGCTGTTGCTGATAATATCGAGATACTGTTGATATCGCGGGTTTGTTGTTTCATCCCGTAAAAGAGATACGAATCCCAAAATCGCATTAAGCGGTGTTCGTATTTCATGAGACATATTGGAGAGAAAATATTCTTTTGCTTTGGAAGCGTTGAGCGCTTCCTGTTCTTTTTGATAAATCGTATCCGTATAGAGTTTTAATACACTGGCAAAATTTTGGTCGAATAAAAAACTGATCCCATTGAAGACCGCGTGCTCATTGATTCCCAAACGATACGTTGCATTAATAACCGATCGTTTAAAATGGGTACATAGAACAAACAGCTCGTCCGCCCGGAGATCTTTGTTTTTCAGGTAATCGATTAAATCGGCGATTACAGGGCACTCACCGATTGCCATATTTCCGGAGACAACCCCCATAAAATAATCATAAACACTGCCGGCATAATAGATACGAAAAAAATCCGGTTCAATCTCATGACGCTCTAAAATCGAAATACACAGTTCAGATTCGACCCATTCGTGTAATATAGCATCCTTTTCCAACAGGAGCTTCTCTTTAGAGCGGACTAAAGGGGACATATCCGGTAGAGACATACGGATTCCTTACTGCTAACAATTTTTTTGGTTATGATACTGAAAAATGGGTAAAAATATAATTTTTTATTATTTTGGTGCGATCCAGAAAAAAACGCCTAAACTGATAATCGCGTATTGAAAAAGCAAAATTGCCGTCGTACCGATAATATTTCCGGTTTGACAGCTCGTGCACTGTTTGTAGATTTTGGCCTCGTATTGCGCGTACAAAAAGTAAGAAATCAGCAATAGCGGAATAAGTATCAGACCATAGGTATCAACCGTATAAACCCATCTTCGGACTTCAGACGAAACAAAAAACGGAAGGACAAACGTGAGCGCTATAAAGGAAATCAAATATTTTGCCCCTCGCTTAAAATAGTCCCGATAAAAAACGATCGGACAGGAACCGCCCCCTTCGACGAGGCCATGTTCCAAATGATCATTAATCCGCTGTTTCATCTCTTTATCAACACGGTCAACAAACGTGCTGCCAAAACAATAATCGAGCTGCTGCTGAAATATTCGGGACATTTCGGCATCTAAATCACGATGGTGAGGGTTCCCATTTTCATCTTCGTAGATCACCGTCACATATTCAAATCGATCGACATCCACACTGATTCCGGGATAATACGTGCTCCGTTCGGTTTGCGTACTCATCCCGGAATGTTTAATCAAACGGGCATTGATGTATGGGATATAGCTATCCCCTTCTTTCATAACGATTACGTTGTATTGGATACCGATCATTATGGCACTGAGTGCACTGAGATCATTCTCTCTCATCGTATCGATCATATCGGTGATCCATTGAGACAATTCGTCATTAAAGAAACGGACATTAGCGGAAATAAGCCGGATAGTCGGGTCGGGATACTTTAGAAGTGGTTGAACCATAGAAGATAACTTTTCAAAAATTCTGCCCCATAGGAGGCAAGTGTAGCCAAAGGATATATTCCTTTGGCGTTCTAATAATTAGAAATAGTTAGTGGCTTTTGCCGACTACAATAATCATTTTAATATTGATGATGACAAAACGGATAAATTGCCAAATTTTGCATGTACGCATAGCACGGGCAAATTTCCCAGGAATCATCGCGGTATTGAATTTATCATTTTTAGCGAAGTTAAACTCTTCTTCTTTTACTGCCATTTTTTTCTCCTATTGCGATATTTTAGGTCCAAAGAGAGTCATCTCTCTTCAGTTTTGACTTAATGCTTATTCCGGAATTACTTTCCAGAACGGTTTGAGTTTTGCTTTATAGATAAACAAATAATGCAAGATGTGTTTGATCCAGTGACCTGCAAGACCGATTTCACCGAACGTATAATCGGTGTCACGGCCTGTTCCCGGATATTTATCGAAGTCAGGAACAACCGGATAAACCGTCATAGCCGCTGCTTGACCGTCTAACCATCCTTTACCTGCCGATGCAACACACGCCGCACCCATTTCCGCCATAGAAGCTTCATGCAAATGTGCACTTGGGCCGTGTTTGATCAAATCGCAAACACTGTGCGCTACCGCTTTACCCATGATACCGCTTGGCATACCCGTACGCGGAGGAGTCGGGTTGATCACAGTACCGTTAGGAGATTTCATCGGTTTAGAGATGATGTGCGGAGGTGCGAATGCAATCCCTGCAGCGAATAGATTTTTATAGGTCGGATTTTGATAGGTACGTGGCCAGTCTGATGCTTTCCATTCTTCGTACGGTTTTGGCGTATAGTTTGCATCAACTTTCATAAAGCCGTTTGGTGCGAATACTGTATCAGTAATATCTTCACCTGCTTTGTTGTATGCTTTAAGACCTACACCCGCAAACGGAGGAATCAGCATTGAGAAGTCAAACGTTTCTTCGCCGGTAGACCCGTCAAGAAGCTCATACGTAACTTTCCCTTTTTCTACTTTGTTAACATGTGCACCGGTGATGTAGTTAACACCGCGTTCAGCGAACAAAGACTCGGTAAAGATACGAGAACTCACGACGTATCCCCCTACTTTCATGTGGAGTCCGCCCATACCGAAATCACCCATGAATGATTCGTTAGAGATCCATTGGATATCAGCCATGTCACGAAGACCCGCTTTACGGATTTCATGTTCGATGTTGAAGATATACTCGAATGCCGCACCTTGACACGTACACATACCGTGACCTGTACCGACTAGGATTTTTTGGCGTTCGCCTTTGCGCATTTTATCCATAACTTTTTTAAGCTCATGCGCTGC is from Sulfuricurvum sp. and encodes:
- a CDS encoding FAD-dependent oxidoreductase, with product MARLVVLGGGVAGHTAATFAADWLGKEHEVVVVTPNSKWNWIPSNIWVGVGGMTKEDVTFDLAPVYEKAGITYKQAKAVSINPEGNASTDKSFVTIEYTGQGKAGQSEEVTFDYLINATGPKLNFGATPGLGEGSNLGEFTVSVCTADHADHAAHELKKVMDKMRKGERQKILVGTGHGMCTCQGAAFEYIFNIEHEIRKAGLRDMADIQWISNESFMGDFGMGGLHMKVGGYVVSSRIFTESLFAERGVNYITGAHVNKVEKGKVTYELLDGSTGEETFDFSMLIPPFAGVGLKAYNKAGEDITDTVFAPNGFMKVDANYTPKPYEEWKASDWPRTYQNPTYKNLFAAGIAFAPPHIISKPMKSPNGTVINPTPPRTGMPSGIMGKAVAHSVCDLIKHGPSAHLHEASMAEMGAACVASAGKGWLDGQAAAMTVYPVVPDFDKYPGTGRDTDYTFGEIGLAGHWIKHILHYLFIYKAKLKPFWKVIPE
- a CDS encoding pyridoxamine 5'-phosphate oxidase family protein, with the translated sequence MTSIEVESFLETFQTLVMASLTPEGEAHASTAPYIRMDNNFYILISTVAQHGRNLLAAKKVSLLFAEDESQCVQPFARKRVTIEASVSELDRDDEAYSQVIDRFCAHFDPDLVASLSNMGDFHLFKLSPQCGSVVMGFGKAYRLNECMEVQTQIMGQHQKGHGNG
- a CDS encoding (Fe-S)-binding protein, which translates into the protein MEPRELFNFTETSDACIKCGKCIPVCTIHNVNADEVTSPRGFIDLLGAYQRGQLELDKNAKAIFETCFLCTNCTDVCPKALPTDMVIEQVRADLADKYGIAWFKRAFFFLLRHRTLMDILFKFGYVFQTCGFKIKAELNSMQPRFNLPIIKKERLLPSMGKTSFLNSYPENIPNGGKRRVAIFIGCLANYNYTEIGKGLLEILNVLEVDAFIPKKQLCCGAPAYFTGDFATVDHNAKKNIEYFESFIDEVEAIIIPEATCSAMIKIDYEHFFHDQPEWLERAKKLKSKIFMATEWLEQKTDLKAILASKGHSDAVVTYHDPCHARKMQGVYQEPRRLVSQNYTITEMSDPNACCGFGGVTMQTENFHFAQAVGRPKAAMIAKTGAQVVTAECSACRMQINNSMNEANVDVVFKNPIELIAEALKADK
- the lgt gene encoding prolipoprotein diacylglyceryl transferase; protein product: MEFWNHIYEHFNPVAFNIFSIPVHWYGLMYVLALISALMIAKWIVKKDNIAITKEQLDDYFIYAEIGVILGARLGYILFYDIHTSYYLSHPWQIFNPFVDGQFVGIRGMSFHGAILGFLIGSYLYHRRHGIPFGRLMDLVAVSVPLGYVFGRIGNFLNQELVGRVTDVPWGIYVYDTLRHPSQLYEAFVEGIVVFILIYAYRKRKAFEGELILLYGFLYGIGRALVEFYRAPDAQIGYIVGQWMTLGMALSLGMAAVSAIIWIWMKRRIIKR
- a CDS encoding response regulator — protein: MSIIKVLVVEDDEVTAMNLKMSLEKQGYDVISIADNAVTARNKIKIYNPDIALIDIGLQKTMDGIELAQFIRDKHPLPFIYLTAHSDNDMLAKAKKTEPYGYIVKPFDPINLHTTIQMALYRFKEERKRNSNIDELKSDREELEKLVYAKKLSDKPIVEFGDGYRHDTGLGETYYQNQKIKLTKKENAFIRLLVAQLGSVVDFEQAINYVWETKGATDNSVRTLVWRLRSKLPTDVIKNASGVGYYLEE
- a CDS encoding peptide deformylase: MVQPLLKYPDPTIRLISANVRFFNDELSQWITDMIDTMRENDLSALSAIMIGIQYNVIVMKEGDSYIPYINARLIKHSGMSTQTERSTYYPGISVDVDRFEYVTVIYEDENGNPHHRDLDAEMSRIFQQQLDYCFGSTFVDRVDKEMKQRINDHLEHGLVEGGGSCPIVFYRDYFKRGAKYLISFIALTFVLPFFVSSEVRRWVYTVDTYGLILIPLLLISYFLYAQYEAKIYKQCTSCQTGNIIGTTAILLFQYAIISLGVFFWIAPK
- a CDS encoding DsrE family protein; its protein translation is MDKLLIVWSSGEVEVAKKLVLLYGSVVLPRGYWDEAHLMIWGPSAKLLAENTEVQEMFTKVVDSGVTSSVCVVCSDDYGVTEQLRSLGVEPIHTGEFLTEALKNDWKVVTF
- a CDS encoding hybrid sensor histidine kinase/response regulator, yielding MSLPDMSPLVRSKEKLLLEKDAILHEWVESELCISILERHEIEPDFFRIYYAGSVYDYFMGVVSGNMAIGECPVIADLIDYLKNKDLRADELFVLCTHFKRSVINATYRLGINEHAVFNGISFLFDQNFASVLKLYTDTIYQKEQEALNASKAKEYFLSNMSHEIRTPLNAILGFVSLLRDETTNPRYQQYLDIISNSGENLLHIINDILDFSKLRSGEFTVDPQPFNIHDEISHTMELFVPSANSKSITLTSFIDPSIPYEIIADALRIKQIVGNFLSNAIKFSHPGGAIHVEARCTEGILSLSVKDNGIGIAPGDQERIFDAFSQAQEGMMKINEGTGLGLSICNQLAEHMGGSIELETLLGEGSLFTLKIPVVANYECEIPKFDASIFDGIRFGLLEYDPSESYKLESLQRYWEHFGLDIQLVTTVKDACDLLIFLESSMDDDKRETILRHHIPSVAILDFLDDRYDTTPTIVPLTFPIYCTKLQSALSEVLGITHSRHPIEIGENGRLGFIGKVLVAEDNLANQELIKIILERYGLEYVIASNGLEAVREYRSDRFDLIFMDEQMPEMDGNEATAAILAFEKETGHEHTPIVALTANVIKGARERSIQNGYDAFLGKPIVLREIEQIFERYLEPTVLPLRENVTTKESGSRAIDMEHLKSALMLEEDQIEHLLKIYHHKMEHSLHELLNAIENKSYEDIAFIAHAIKGSSANFRFEELSRLAYVIEESAVGEDEEFDFIEAYDVLRSGFIKKFI
- a CDS encoding ArsS family sensor histidine kinase encodes the protein MISRRHSVFFKLHFFFFLAVIVLLLLFISALSEQEQQRFHLLAHRSMELSRIIDETKDRTCMEQSEELQEAGFKIIDALTPNCEAISLPPPMRAKLRSRNVSVTIYKDNKGLIYALSREHCTMYYRDTAEGATYYFVWFLFFALMGGLVSMYLVLWKNLKPLKHLYEQIQRYGEGEEILNTPSNGKDEIALISNALHSALEKQNKFKKSRELFLRNIMHELKTPIMKGKLIVELEEPSPNRTLLGKLFSRLEHLIQQMAHIEKMHAFALVKTPISLDSMIYNAMDNLMIEEDMIQIHGCDHIVTVDPALFTSALQNLIDNAVRHATSYPIDIECDGTKICIRNSGDPLKRPVEEALQAFVTERGEGGLGLGLYIAQSVADLHNFTLNYRYEEGVHIFCIIF
- the hemN gene encoding oxygen-independent coproporphyrinogen III oxidase translates to MLDFDKFTKYSKPGPRYTSYPTALEFSDTFDYDSYLEKLHSQDPSRPLSLYFHLPFCKNACYFCGCNVVFTSKEDKKERYIDYLLRELQILSTHIDVNRPVIQLHFGGGTPTFFDADQLNRIISAIKSHFKNFTADAEISCEIDPRHINEEQMKVMSDAGFNRVSFGIQDFDEKVQVAVHRVQPYDITKAAMELARKYNMVSVNVDLIYGLPYQSLETFKKTLDLAISLDPDRFAVFNYAHVPWLKKTMRKIDETTLPHPAEKLAIMRYTIDHMSELGYRMIGMDHFAKPEDELFKAIEKGELHRNFQGYTTKGGADLIGIGLTSIGEGSDYYAQNFKEMDAYEAAIDAGKLPYERGVALNEDDRIRQFVIMELMSNFKLDIARFERLYGVKFAEYFADALEALKPFEADGLLTMSDRAIECSATGTLLIRNIAMPFDAYMKRHAASDKAFSKTV